The nucleotide window GAGGTAGCAGAGGGCGACGACGATGAATGGGGTGAGGTTTGCGGTGTTCACGATCTCAGCGCGGGCCAGTGCCGCCAGCTCGCGACCGTCGACAGAGGAGCCGAGGAGAAACGCCAACGATGAGTCCTTCGTGAGCAGGATGAGCTCGTTCGTCAGAGGAGGCAGAATGATGCGCATCGCCTGGGGGAGGACAATCGTGAACATTGCGCGAGACGATGACATGCCCAATGATCGTGCGGCCTCGACCTGTCCTTTCGGCACCGCCTGGATGCCTGCGCGTATCGTTTCGGCCATATAGGCAGAGCCGACGAGAGCTAGGGCGATCATGATGGTGACCAGCTGCGGCAGCAAGAAACCGGGGAACGCCACGGGCAGTCCGAAGCCCATGACGAGGAATACCACGAGCGCCGGCAGTCCGCGGAAGAATTCGATGTAGATGAAGGCTATCCATCGATAGACGCCGACCGAGGACAAGCGCATCAGGGCGAGAACGATGGCGATAGCGAGTCCGAGGACGAAGCCGAGGGCTGTGAATACGACGGTGTTCTTCAGAGCTTTGGAGATGACATCTGGGAACATGGCCACGGCGACATCGACGCGCCCGAAGGTGTCGATGAGCGTCGGCCAGTCGGCGGTGATTGCAATGACTGCCGCGATTATGACGAGGAGTGCATACTGGATCCCTCGCGAGATCTTAGCTTTTTTTCGCTTACTCAACTTCGCTTTCGGTGTGGAAGTGGCGACAGAGTTGCTGAGGCCGGTTGGGCCATCGCTTTGTGTCGCTGGTGAAGTCGACATGGGTGTAGTCCTTCAACGGTGGCGGCGGAATCGTGTTCGCCTGTGTGTAGATGGGGCTGTGGAACGCGCTTGGACGCACCTAGGTATACAGGCGGCCGGCCGGAGCCCGGAGGCTGCGGCCGACCGCCCGATCACCGATCACTCCTTGGGTGGCTCCTGCTTGAACCACTTCTTGTAGATCTTGTCGTATTCTCCGTTGTCCTTGAGCTCCTTGACGGTGTCGTCGACGGCTTTCTTCAACTCGGCGCTGTCCTTCTTCATGCCGATGCCGTAGCTCTCTCCGGTGTCGATGTCGAAGCCGACCGCAAAGCCGTCATTGTTCGCGGCGTAGTCGTAGAGAACCCCGTTGTCATTGATGACAGCGTCGGCCTGGCCGGTTTTCAGTGCTTCGAGAGACAGGGGAAGATCCTCATAAGTGATGACTTCTGCGTCTTTGAAATTTTCCGTCGCGTAGTCGAGGCCGGTGGTGCCTGCCTGGGCTGCCACCTTGAAGTCCTTGAGCGCGTCGGCGTCCTTCGCGGTCTTGTCGTCCTTGGTGAGGACGGCCTGGTTGGCGGCGAAGTACGGCTCGGAGAATCCGATGGCCTCTTCGCGCTCCGGAGTGATCGTCATGGCCGCTGCAGCGACATCGCACTGGTCCTGGTTGAATGCTGCGCCAGTCGTGATCGTCTCGAACGGTGTATTGACGATCTCCTGCTCGACGCCGAGCTTCTTCGCCACGGCATCGACGATGTCGACATCGAAGCCGACGACCTCGCCGTCCTTCTCGAACTGGAACGGCTGGTAGGACAGGTGGGTGCAGGTGGTCAGCTTGCCTTCCTTGACCAGGGGGACTCCGCCCTCAGCGGTCGCTGCGGGTTCCGAATCGCCTCCGCCGCCGCAGGCGGACAGGGCGAGCATGGCGCCGGCGGCCAGAATGGCCAGGCTCGAGCGTCGTTTCATGGTTCCTCCAGGGGATCGGTGACGGCCTCGTCACGTAATCGGCCCACCCAGGCATCCGTGTCTGGGCGGTGTCTGAGAGGAATCTTACCGTGAACTGGATCACATGCTGGACACTCTGACCGGCGCCGAGGCGGTCGTTGCCGAATCGTAGTCTTGTCCGTGGCGCGATGGCTAGTGGCCGGTGGCGGGTGTCCATTGTGGGCACAGAACCGAGGCCCGACCGCCGGGAACGGCGATCGGGCCTCGGTTGAGTGACCACATGCGGGCCGGGACTCAGCTCAGCTGGTCCTCCATGTCGAGGTCAGAGGTGTCCTTGGCCAGCCACAGAGCGATGAGCGTGAGGATCGCGGCAGCGATGATGTAGAGGCCGCAGTAGAAGATCGATCCTCCTTCGGCCTGCCACAGGGCGACCATCGCGAACGGTGCGGGCCCGGCTCCGATGACGCTGGACATGTTGTAGGAGATCGCCGATCCGGTGTAGCGGACATTGGCGGGGAAGAGCTCCGGCAGGTACGCGGCCATCGGGCCGAAGGTCAGTCCCATGAGGATGAAGCCGACGATGAGCCCGACGATGACTCCTGCGGTGCCGGCGTTGAACAGCGTGTTGACGACGAGTCCGTAGGCGGCGATGAGCACGGTCACGCCCAGCAGCATCTTCCGGCGTCCCAGCTTCTCGGCAAGAGGTCCGGAGACGACGGTGAAGATGCCGAAGAAGACGACTCCGATGATGAGGTAGGTGAGGAATTCGTTCTTCGTGTACCCCAGCCCCGCGACGAACCCGGCGGGATCGAAGGTCTTGCCTGCCGCCTCGGCGGCGGTCTGAGCCTGTTCGGGGGTGGCCGGTGACGTGCCGTAGGTCAGCGTGAAGGCGGTCATGAAGTAGAAGATCACGTACGTCGCGAGCATGATGAATGAGCCGAGGATGAGCGGCTTCCAGCTCGTGGCGAACACGCGCCCGAGCGGAGCCTTCGAGATCTGCTGCTTCTGCGCGACGAGCTGGAAGGCCGGCGTCTCCATGAGGGACATGCGCACGTAGAGGCCGACGGCCACGAGTAGGGCCGAGAGCAGGAACGGGATGCGCCATCCCCATGCGAGGAACGCCTCGGGGGAGGTCCAGGTGCCGAGGGCGACGAAGAGCAGGTTCGCGATGATGAAGCCGACGGGTGCGCCGAGCTGCGGGAAGGTGCCCCAGATGGCACGTTTGCCCTTCGGCGCGTTCTCGGTGGCCAGCAGGGCAGCACCCGACCATTCGCCGCCGAGCCCGACTCCCTGGCAGAAGCGCAGGAGGACGAGGAACAGGGGTGCGAGGACGACCCAGCCCGGTGTTGAGGCCGTAGGCAGCAGGCCGATGAGGAAGGTGCCGATGCCCATGATGAGCAGGGAGGCGATGAGTGTCTTCTTCCGGCCGACCCGGTCGCCGAAGTGGCCGAAGATGATCGAGCCGAGGGGGCGCGCGACGAAGGCGACGCCGAAGATCGCGAACGAGCTCAGCAGCTGCGTCGTCGAGGTCTGGTTGGGGAAGAAAAGGGCCGGGAAGACCAGCGACGAGGCGGTCGCGTAGGCGTAGAAATCGAAGAATTCGATCGTGGTGCCGACCATCGAGGCGGTCAGAACCTTGCCGCGGGTGTTGTTCTTCCTGGTGGCCGCGATGGCGTCGGATTCGGTGCCGGTGTCGGCATCCGGTGTGGGGTTGGGGTTCCCCGGCTGTGTTTCGGTGGACATGATGTCGTAGTGCTCCGCTGTTTCTTGTCTGCAGGCACGGGCGGGTGGTGCTCGTGTCAATGGAAAATGCCGTCGGCGCTGTGTGCACAGCGTCGACGGCGACGAATAGACACTACGCTCGTCTCATAAAACGCGAAATTGAAGTCTCAACCGTTGAGATTACTAGGAGGTCCGAGCATTCGAGCGGCGCGGTGACCAGCGGTGACGCGGTGAGCCGCGCAGGGGCATGCGTTCGACAACGGTCACTCAGCGACTGTCATTTCGCGACCGTGACTCCGCTGATCGTCACCTTCTCCTTCGGAGCACCGTCCGAGGAGCCGGAGTCGGTGCCCTTGGCGGCGATGTCGGCGACGGTCTTCGTGCTCTTCTCGTCAAGGGAACCGAAGACTGTGTAGTCCGGCGGCAGCGAGCTGTCGTCGTAGACGACGAAGAACTGCGAACCGTTCGTATCCGGCCCGGCATTGGCCATGGCGAGCGTTCCTGCCGGGTAGGTCTCGGAGCCGTCGAGCTCATCGGCGAAGGAGTAGCCGGGGCCGCCGCTTCCGGTGCCCGAGGGGTCTCCGCACTGGAGGACGAAGATGCCCTCGGTGGTCAGGCGGTGGCACTCGGTGTCAGCGAAGTACTTCTGATCGGCCAGGGACAGGAAGCTGTTGACGGTGCAGGGTGCGCGGTCGGCATCGAGAGTGACGGCCAGGTCTCCGGCCGAGGTGGCGATGGTGGCGTCGACGCTGCCTTTTGCCTCCGGCTCCTCTGCAGGCGCCTTGACCTCCTTGGCCGCGGACTGCGAATCGGCAGGGTACGAGCAGGTTCCGCCGGCCGCCTCGGTCGAAGAGTCCGAAGAGTCCGAAGACGACGCGGAATCGCTGCCGGAACTGTCTCCTGAATCGCCCTCGGAATCAGACGATCCGCAACCGCTCAGAAGCAGGAGGGCAAGGACGGCCAGTGCCGCGAGGGTCAGGAGGGCGAGCGATCTCGGGCGTCGGGTTTGGTCGTCAGGGTTGCGGGTCAGAGCATCAGAGGTGCGGGTCAGGGCATGAGAGCGGCTGGGCGCGCGAAGATCCATGCCTTCATCGTATCGGCACGCAGCTCGGACTCAGGTTTCGACGGAGGTGCGGGTGCTCGGGTCGGGGGAGCCGCCTCGGCGGAGGAAGATCGCGATGGAGATGACGATGAGTCCGGCCAGGCACAGCCCCACGCCCACCCAGGCCGGGGCGCGGTAGCCCAGTCCCGCGGTGATGACGATGCCGCCGAGCCAGGCGCCCAGGGCGTTGGCGAGGTTGAAGGCGGCATGGTTCATGGCAGCGGACAGGCTCGGGGCGTCGTGGGATTCGCGGAACAGGCGCATCTGCAGGGCAGTGGTGATCATCGATCCGGAGATGCCGATGAGGAAGAGGGCGATGATCGCGATCGCCGCGATATGCGTGAAGGCACCGAAGGCGGCGAGCACGAGCGCCGAGAGGATCATGCCGCCGGTGGCCGAGCGTTCGATGGACTTGTCGACAAGCGGTCCTGCGATGAGCGAGCCCGCGGTCATGCCCAGACCGTAGACGGCGAGCACCCAGGGGATCGCGACCTCGGGGACGCCGGCGACGTCGGTCATGGTCGGGGTGATGTAGGTGTAGACGGCGAACATGCCGCCGAAGCCCACGGATCCAGCCACGAGGGTGAGGATGATCTGCACGCGTCCGAGCGCCTTGATCTCCCCGCGGGCCGAGGGCACCTCACCGGCACCGACGCTCACTCGCGGGACGGCGATGGCGACCATGATGACAGTGAGGACGCCGAGCGCGGCGACGAGGGCGTAGGCGCTGCGCCATCCGAACATGTTGCCGAGTGCCGCGGCGAAGGGCACGCCGAAGATGTTGGCGATCGTCAGCCCCAGCATCACTCGCGACATGGCCCGCCCGCGACGGTTGGCCGGAACGAGAGAGGCAGCGACGACCGCTCCGATGCCCAGGTAGGCGCCGTGCGGCAGGCCTGAGACGAAGCGGGCGATGTTGAACAGTCCGGCCGTCGGAGCGAGCATCGACGCGAGATTGCCCAGGGCGAAGAGGCCCATCATGCACAGAAGCAGCAGCTTGCGGTCCATGTGGGCGGCGATGGTCGTGATCAGGGGCGCGCCGACGACGACGCCGATCGCGTAGAACGACACTGCGTGCCCGGCCTGGGGGACCGTGATGCCGAGCTCCTCGGCGATCATCGGCAGCAGACCCATGGTCGCGAATTCGGTCACACCGATGGCGAAGGCGCCGATCGCCAGGGCGAACACGGCGAATTTGTAGACTCCGCGGGAGACCGGTGCTTCGCTCATAGGGCTCCTTCGGAGACGAGGGGTGCGTGGGACGACCGCACCAGCCTATTGCTCATCACCGACGCTCGGTAGCCCTGAGGGCGCAATGTGACGATTCGAACAGGCGTCGACCCTGCACTGACTCGGATAAGTGGGGACAGATTGCCGAAATGGAGCGAAATCTGTGCACTCTGAACCCACTTATCCGGCTGATGCCCCGCAGGGGCATGCCCTCACCGAGGTGGCCGTTCGAACCGTGTGAACGCTCAGTCCGCGTTCGCTTCCTCCGCGTCGTATTCGGCCAGGGCTTGGGAGGCGACGGAGAACGCGGTGTTCGCGCTCGGCACCGAACAGTAGATGGCCGATTGGAGGAGGACCTCCTTGATCTCGTCGCGCGTGAGTCCGTTGCGGAGTGCGGCCTTGACGTGCATGGCCAGCTCCGCTTCGTGACCGTCGGCGATCATGGCGGTGAGCGTGATGGCCGAGCGCATCCGCCGTTCGAGACCGGGTCGGGTCCAGATCTCTCCCCAGGCATAGCGGGTGATGAGGTCTTGGAAATCGCTCGTGAAGTCGTCGACCTTCGCGTTCGCACGGTCGACATGGGCGTCGGAGAGCACCTGACGGCGCACGGTCATCCCCGCCTCGCGCACCTCGTCGCGGCTGGCCTCCCTCGGCCCGGATGCGGTGGGCAGGGCAGCACCGGAAGAGCTCGCGTCAGTCCCGGAAGCGCCCGCACCCGCAGCACCGCCGGCCCCGGCACCGAGTCCCTTCCCGGCGAGGAAGTCGTTGAGCAGTCCCGCGGTCACGGCTGGCGCCTCAGCGGGCACGAGGTGGGCGGCGCCTTCGATGACTTCGAGCAGGGCGCCGGGGACTGCGTTGGCGATCTCGGCGAGCTTCGTCGCCGGTGTCGGCTGGTCCTCGGAACCGGCGACGGCCAGCACCGGGCGGGTGATCTCCGGCAGGCGGTCGCGGACGTCGAAAGCGGCGAGGGCGTAGCAGAGGGAGGCGTAGGAGAACCGGTCGGCGTTCTGCAGCGAATGCAGCAGTGCGGCCGAGGCTTCGGGTTCACGGTCCATGAACCCCTCACCGAACCACCGCTGAGCCGAACCGATGATCTGGGTGGGCGTGCCCGAGGTCGCCACGGTCTGTGCCCGCTCCTCCCAGGCCGAGGCCTCGCCGATCTTCGCTCCGGTGCAGAACACTGCGATGCGACCGAAGCGATCCGCATGGTCGAGGCCGATCTGCAGTCCGATGGCTCCGCCGATCGAATCCCCGGCGAGGTCGACCGGGGTTCCGGGGGCGGCCACATCGGGAAGGACACGGTCGAGTGTGGACAGGACTGCCTCGGCGAGGTCGGACATCGTGATGCGTGGGGCCACGGACGTCCCCGCGGGGACGTCGATCGGTGCCGACCGGCCGTGACCGGGCAGATCGATGCCGATGACCGTCGTCTCCGGGCTGAGTTCGCCGAGCGCGGTGGCCGCCTGCTGCCACAGGGCGGCGACCGAGGTGCCCAGGGACGGCAGCACGACGAGGACCCTGGCCTCGTCGGTCGGGGTCTCGGGCGCGGCGAGTACGGATGCGGTGAGCTCCATGGATGTCACTTTCTCAGTCGGGGTGTCACAGACAGGGTGTCTCAGTCGAAGGACGGCAGGTCGATCTCCTGCGGTCCGGAATTGTCGATGGTGCGTAGGATCGTCCGGCGGATGTCTTCGGCCTCGCCGAGGTAGGACTCGGGTGTGAAGAACTCCGCGATCCCGTCCTCGTCGCCGACCGCCTCGCGCAGGGCGGAGACGGGGTCGGTTCCGGGGGCCGTGATCGCGGCGAGCTGGTCCTTGCTCAGCCGGTCGCCGAAGACGATGTTGAGCTTCTCGCCGAAGATCCCGGGGCCGGCTGCGTCGAGGTTCGCACGCATCGCGTCGGGCCGGATCGTCAGGCCCGCGATCATCTCATCGAGCATGATGAGCGACGAGACCGCCAAGGTCATGAGTTCGGAGAGGGCGGGCCATTCGGCATGCCAGGCACCGTCGGAGCGTTCTTCGACCGCCTCGGCGGCGGCCGTGGTCAGAGTGGACAGAGCGCCGGGCACGCGCATGCCGTTGCGGTGGAGTAGCACCGCCGAGGTGGGATTCGATTTGTGCGGCATCGCCGATGATCCGCCGGTGGCGGCCAGGGACAGCTCCCCGATCTCGGGGCGGACGCCGACGAGGACGTCGCGGGCGATCGAGGCACCGACGGTCACACATTGGGTCAGATGAGTTCCCCAGGACATGATGCGCACGCGGTCGGTGTGCCAGGGGACGGGGATCTGGGTGAGCGCGGCATCGGGGCCGACCATCTGCATATGGAACTCGCGCAGCAGCGAGTCGGTCGAGTCTCCTGCGAACCAGCGGATCGCGGCCCGGGTTCCGGCGGCACCGCCCACCTGCACGTAGTCGACGTAGGGGGCCTGAGCCTGGACTTCGTTGACCTCGGCGGCCCAGTTCGCAGCCTTGAGTCCGAAGGTTGTCGGAAGGGCAGGCTGGGTGAGTGTGCGCGCCAGGCACAGGGTCTGCGCGTGGGATTCGGAGAGCTCGACGAGGGAGGCGCCGATGACCTCGAGGCGGGCCTGCATCTGCCTCACGACTCGGGAGACGAGCAGACCGATGGCCGTGTCGATGACATCTTGGCTGGTCAGCCCCCGATGCACGCAGCGGGAGGCCTCCGCGCTCAGCCGTTCGCGGACGAGGCTGAGGAACGGGATGACGGGGTTGCCGCCGGATTCGGCGGTCTCGCCCAAGGACTCGAGGTGGGAGTGATCGTCCGTCAGCGATCGGACGGTGGCGTCGATGGCGGCGGCCACCTCGGCGCGGGTCTCCGACGACACCAGCCCCACCCGTCCCTGGGCGACGATCCACGCGGTCTCGACCTGCCCGATCGCGGAGATGAGCGCGGCGTCGTCGATGGCTTCGGCCCCGCGCAGATCGCCGGGGGCGAAGAGGAAGCGGGTGTGGGCGGTGTCGGTCATTGCGTCAGTCCTCGTGGCCGGGGAATCGGAGGAAGGGGGTTTCCTCCTCACCCTGCAACCGTATGTCGAAGTGCAGCGATCCGTCAGCCCCTCGGGTGGCGATGAGGCGTGCGCGTTCGGATTCGTCGAGGGAGGACAGCAGCGGGTCGGCAGCCAGGGCCGCGGTGTCCTCGGGCAGATAGATCCGGGTGAACAGGCGGTTGAGCAGTCCGCGGGCGAAGATGACGACGCTGATGAACGGGGCCTTGCCGGCCTCGGTGGGGCCGGGGTTGACGGTGGAGAAGCTGAACTCGCCCTCGGGGTCGACGGCGGTGCGGCCGAAGCCGGTGAAGGTGAAGCCGTTGCGGCGCAGTGAGCCCGTGGCGCGGGGGACTTCGCCGTTCTCGTCGGGCTGCCAGATCTCGAGGATGGCATCGGGGACGGGTTCGCCGGCGCCGTCAAAGACGGTCCCGGTCAGCTGCACGGCGCGGGCCGATCCGGGCGGGACGAGCTCGTTGTCATGGTCGAAGGGCAGGGCATAGCCGTAGAACGGCCCGACGGTCTGGCCCGGGGTCGGCGTCAGGTCTGGGGTTGCGGTGAGATCAGTCATCGTCCTCTTCTTCCATCCAGGTCCGGTTGGCTCCGGTGAGCACGATGTCCCAGTTGTATCCCATGAGGAACTCGTGCTCGGTGATGTTGTGGTCATAGGTCGCCACCAGACGGTCACGGGCCTTCTGGTCGGTGATCGACTGGTAGATCGGGTCGAGAGCGAAGAGCGGATCGCCGGGGAAGTACATCTGGGTGATCATGCGCTGGGTGAACTCGGAGCCGAAGAGCGAGAAGTGGATGTGGGCCGGCCGCCAGGCATTGTGGTGGTTCTTCCACGGGTAGGGGCCGGGTTTGATCGTCGTGAACGAATAGGAGCCGTCATCGCCGGTGAGGGTGCGTCCGACGCCGGTGAAGTTCGGGTCGATCGGTGCCGGGTGCTGGTCGCGTTTGTGGATATAGCGCCCGGCCGAGTTCGCCTGCCAGATCTCGACGAGCTGATTGCGCACGGGACGACCTTCGCCGTCGAGGATGCGACCGGTCACGCGGATGCGCTCACCGATCGGTTCGCCGTCGGCCTGGATGGTCAGATCCGATTCGAGGGTGCCGATGTCGCGGTGTCCGAAGGCGGGGGAGAAGAGTTCGATCGTCTCCGGGTCGGTGTGGCGAGGGTCCTTCGTCGGGTGGCGCAGGATCGAGGACCGGTAGGGGCGGTAGTCCAGTCGCGGCTGGGTCTCCGGTTTCTTCCCGCCGGCGACCTCCTGCTTGTACTGCGTTTCGATGCCGTCGATCTCCTCCGACAGGGTCGCCTGGGATTCGGCGGCGTCGTCGGGGCCTTTCACGGCCTCAGCGATGACGGTCGGGGAATCGAACGCCTCGGTGGTCTCTTCGGGCTCCGAGGTCTGGTGCTGACTCATCGTCGAACCTTTCTTCGTCTCTTCGTCGGTTGACGTCGTTGTGGGGTCGGTGGGGGCGGTGAGGCCGGGTGGGGGAGCGGCTCAGCCGTGTGGCCAGCCGGTGTAGCACTCGGCGAGGTAACGGCGGCCGTGGTCGGAATCGAGGATGGACCCCAGCTCGCCGAGGCTGCGCTTCGTTTCGAAGGCATCCTGCGTTGGGTCGGTGTGGAGCATCCGGGTCATCTGGTAGGAGAAGTTCTGTGCTTTCCAGACCCGTTTGGTCGCGGTCTGGGAGTAGCCTGCCAGCGCCTCGGTGTCGGAGTCCTTGAGCGCCTTGATCAGGGCGGGGGCGAGCACAGCGACGTCGGCGAAGGCGAGGTTGAGGCCTTTCGCGCCGGTCGGCGGGACCGTGTGGGCGCTGTCGCCGGCGAGGAAGAGGGAGCCGTGCTGCATGGGTTCGGTCACGGCCGAGCGGAAGGGGAGCACAGTCTTGTCGAAGATCGGCCCGGTCTTGAGCTCGAAGCCGTCGGGGCCGTCGACGCGGGACTGGAGCTCGGTCCAGATCCGGTCATCGGACCAGTCGGCCACGTCGGTGTCGGGGGAGGCCTGGAAGTACATGCGCTGGACGTTCGAGCTGCGTTGGGAGATGAGCGCGAAGCCGCGTTCGGAGCGGGAGTAGATGAGCACTTCGTGACTGGGTGGGGCTTCGCAGAGGATGCCGAACCAGGCAAAGGGGTACTCGTGGAAGAAGCGCTGTCGGGTGCCCTCGGGGATCATCGAGCGGCAGGGGCCGCGGGAGCCGTCGGCGCCGACGACGTAGCGGGCTCGGATCGTCAGTTCCTCGCCGTCTGCGGTGGTGGCGGTGACCCAGGGACGTTCGGATTCGATATCGCCGAGGTGGGTGTCCGTGACCGAGTAGTAGATCGGTTCGCCCGTGCGTTCGCGGGCGGCGGCGAGGTCGACGAAGATCTCGTTCTGGGGGTAGAGCCAGACCGATTCGCCGGCGAGTTCCGGGAAGTCGAAGGGGTGGGAGACGCCGTTGACGCGGATGTCGATGCCGTCGTGGCGGTGTCCTTCGGTGTGGACGCGGGATTCGACGCCGGCGGCCTCGAGCATGCGCACGGATCCTGCTTCGAGGATTCCTGCGCGGTGGGTGTGGGCGATCTCGTCGCGGCTGCGATTGTCGATGACGACGGAATCGATGCCGGCGTTGTGCATCAGGTGCGCGAGCATGAGCCCCGCGGGTCCCGCGCCGACGATCGCGACGTCTGTCTGAAGTTCTGGCACCGTGGCCTCCTTGCCGTATCTCGTCTACTCAGTGTGCGCCGAGTCACTGACACGGCGCGACGACGTTCTCAATGAACGGGAAGCAGGGTCGAGGCGGGAGGGTTCAAGGTCGTGGTCAGCGGTGGGCTGGCCAATCGCTGGAGAGATATGCCTCTATCGCGCGGTTGCGGAAGGTGTAGATCCGTCCTCTTTCGATGATCTTGCGGTTGGTGTCCAATCGCTGTGCGATGGGCCCGATCTGGCTGGATCGCTCGAATCCCATGGCGAGGGCGATGTTCTTCAGGCTGCGGTCCTTGGGTGGAAGTTCGATCATCGCATCGAGCAGCTCGCGCTCTCTGCCCGGAAGGCGGTCGAGTATGCGCTCCACGTGACCTGCCGCCTCGTCGCGTGCCGCTTGTTGCCACCCTTTGAGCACCTGGTCTCGGGTGATCGCATCGGTGCTGCCCGCGTACCACGCCTTTTCGCCGGCGAGTTGAAAAAGGAAAGGCTCGCCTTTGCACAGTTCGAGTATTTCGTCTCGTGCGGAAGGCTCCAGCGTCACGCAGCGAATCCCGCCCTGATCGTCGGGCACTTCCCAGCCAGAGAGCACGAAAGGCTGCAGTGCCGCCTCAAGGTCAGAGTCGCCGAATGATTCGAGGGTAGTCGTTGCGAAGCGTCTGGCGAAGGTGGCGCCGCGTCTGGCCGAACTCATGTCGGCGAAGTCGGGCAGGCCCGTGAGGTAGACGGAAATCGGAAGGAGTCGATCAACGAGGCGCCCGCCGGGAACTCGCACTTGAACTTCGCGGGACATTGCGTCCCCCAGGGCTATGAGGAGCTGGGAGAGCATGTGCTCGTCGGCAATGTTCTGTACTTCGTCGATGTGGATCAGCACGACCACGTCGCCCTGATTCATGGCCGCGATACCTACCTCCACCAGGAGCTCGGTGAGCGATGTGAAGGGTTCGGGGCCCTCCGACTCGCGCAGGCTCAAACCGTACCCTTTGAGCGAGATCTGGGAGACGCGCTCGATCAGATCGCCGAGTCTCTTTTCTCTTGCGGTCGCCAACCCGGCAGTTTCCGCAAGCTTCAGGATTGCGTGCGCGACGACCTTCAAAGGATCGGCTTTCGAAGGGATGCGGAGTTGTCTGGTGACCCAGTCGCCGTGTGCGGCTGCATCGCCGGCGATCTTTGACAGAAGGCTGGATTTGCCGAGGCCTGGCTCACCGAGGATTGTTCGCCCTCGTTCCGGCAGGCCTGCGAGGCGTCGGGGCCTGACGATGTCGCTCCAGTCGCGGAGTTGGTCCTCACGGCCGGCCCAGACCGGAGGCACCACATCGGCGTGGGGACTGAATGGGCAATTCGTCGAAGTGCGCACGTTGTTAATATTAACAAGAATCGGGTGCGACGTTAATATTAACAGCTGCTGCTCGGGTCCCGTCGGACTAGCCGGGAATGGGATTCCTGGTCGCGCAAGGCTGCCACCCGGTTGACGCACATCGAATTGTTGAGCAAAATGGGCGGTTGTTGTGTTCGCCCGCGAACCTGCCGTGAAGAGAAAGCAGCTTAATGATCATCACCGGACTCATTGTCGGCCTTGTCCTCGGATTCGTCTTCCAGCGAGGACGTTTCTGTGTGACCGGTGCCTTCCGTGACCTCACCCTGACGGGAAACACGCGGTGGTTCTCCGCACTCATCGTGCTCATCGCCGTCCACTCCATCGGGCTCGTCCTGCTCAACAGCTTCGGCGTCATCAACCTCGAAGCGACGCCGTTCCCGTGGCTGGCCTCGATCGTCGGCGGACTGATCTTCGGCTTCTCCATGGTCTACGCCGGAGGCTGTGCGAC belongs to Brevibacterium spongiae and includes:
- a CDS encoding AAA family ATPase: MRTSTNCPFSPHADVVPPVWAGREDQLRDWSDIVRPRRLAGLPERGRTILGEPGLGKSSLLSKIAGDAAAHGDWVTRQLRIPSKADPLKVVAHAILKLAETAGLATAREKRLGDLIERVSQISLKGYGLSLRESEGPEPFTSLTELLVEVGIAAMNQGDVVVLIHIDEVQNIADEHMLSQLLIALGDAMSREVQVRVPGGRLVDRLLPISVYLTGLPDFADMSSARRGATFARRFATTTLESFGDSDLEAALQPFVLSGWEVPDDQGGIRCVTLEPSARDEILELCKGEPFLFQLAGEKAWYAGSTDAITRDQVLKGWQQAARDEAAGHVERILDRLPGRERELLDAMIELPPKDRSLKNIALAMGFERSSQIGPIAQRLDTNRKIIERGRIYTFRNRAIEAYLSSDWPAHR
- the pcaG gene encoding protocatechuate 3,4-dioxygenase subunit alpha, whose protein sequence is MTDLTATPDLTPTPGQTVGPFYGYALPFDHDNELVPPGSARAVQLTGTVFDGAGEPVPDAILEIWQPDENGEVPRATGSLRRNGFTFTGFGRTAVDPEGEFSFSTVNPGPTEAGKAPFISVVIFARGLLNRLFTRIYLPEDTAALAADPLLSSLDESERARLIATRGADGSLHFDIRLQGEEETPFLRFPGHED
- the pcaH gene encoding protocatechuate 3,4-dioxygenase subunit beta, which codes for MSQHQTSEPEETTEAFDSPTVIAEAVKGPDDAAESQATLSEEIDGIETQYKQEVAGGKKPETQPRLDYRPYRSSILRHPTKDPRHTDPETIELFSPAFGHRDIGTLESDLTIQADGEPIGERIRVTGRILDGEGRPVRNQLVEIWQANSAGRYIHKRDQHPAPIDPNFTGVGRTLTGDDGSYSFTTIKPGPYPWKNHHNAWRPAHIHFSLFGSEFTQRMITQMYFPGDPLFALDPIYQSITDQKARDRLVATYDHNITEHEFLMGYNWDIVLTGANRTWMEEEDDD
- a CDS encoding 4-hydroxybenzoate 3-monooxygenase, producing MPELQTDVAIVGAGPAGLMLAHLMHNAGIDSVVIDNRSRDEIAHTHRAGILEAGSVRMLEAAGVESRVHTEGHRHDGIDIRVNGVSHPFDFPELAGESVWLYPQNEIFVDLAAARERTGEPIYYSVTDTHLGDIESERPWVTATTADGEELTIRARYVVGADGSRGPCRSMIPEGTRQRFFHEYPFAWFGILCEAPPSHEVLIYSRSERGFALISQRSSNVQRMYFQASPDTDVADWSDDRIWTELQSRVDGPDGFELKTGPIFDKTVLPFRSAVTEPMQHGSLFLAGDSAHTVPPTGAKGLNLAFADVAVLAPALIKALKDSDTEALAGYSQTATKRVWKAQNFSYQMTRMLHTDPTQDAFETKRSLGELGSILDSDHGRRYLAECYTGWPHG